The stretch of DNA TGAAGAGCGGCGCGCTGGGTCCCGATCCCGTGAAGCAGCCCAGAACCGCTGCTCCTGCGCGGGGATGATCTCGATCGGGAACGTACTTTTCGCGTGAGGACTGCGTTCTGCCGCAGATGACTGTGGTCGTGTCGTCGCCGTTTGGGGTGAAGGTACGTCCTCAAGGCGAAACGCAGTCCCCAGGACGCAACGTCTCAGCACGACGACGCTCCCGACCGCTGGTGGTCGGGAGCGTCGAGGTGAGGCGTCAGCCGGTGGGGTCCGCCCGGAGGGGGAGCCCGTGCGAACCCCGCGACGTCTCAGGCCTTGAAGAGCGTGCCCTCAAGGTAGGCGCGCGCCTTGCGGGCGTACTCCAGGGGGTTGGCGATGGCCGGGTCCTGCTCGGCCTCCACCAGGATCCAGTCGCGGTAGCCGTGGTCCACCAGGAACGTGTAGGGCACGGTGAAGTCGATGGTGCCGTCACCGGGGACGGTGAACATGCCCGCCAGGAAGGAGTCGAGGAAGGAGCGCTCGGCGGCCCTGGACTCCTCCATCTTCTCGGGGCGCACGTCCTTGAAGTGGACGTGCTTGATGCGGTCGATGGTGGCCTCCAGCAGGCCCATGACGTCGCCGTCGCCCACGTAGGCGTGGCCGGTGTCGAACAGGAGCGAGACCTTGGCCGGGTCGGTCAGCTCCATGAGGCGGATGGTCTCCTCCTTGGTCTGGATGACCGTGCCCAGGTGGTGGTGGTAGACGAGCTCGAGGCCGTGGGCGTGGGCGACGTCGCCCAGGCGGTTGAGGCCCTTGGCCAGAACCGGCCACTGCTCCTCGGTGAGCACCGGCTTGTTGGTGAAGATGCAGACGTCGCGGATGCCCTGGACCGAGCCGGTCTGCTCGGAGACGACGACGCGGGAGGCACCCAGGTACTCCAGGTAGGCGCAGGTGGCCTCGAAGTCGGGGATGACGGCCTCGACGCCGTCGCGCAGGATGAAGGAGGAGAACCACTGGGCGACGATCTTGATGCCGCGGGCCTCGGCGGCGGCCTTGACCTCTTCCTTGGGCGGGAAGAAGCCGGCGCACTCGGTGCCCGCGAAGCCGGTGTCGGCCAGGTCGAGGAGCATGTCCTCCAGGGTGTTGAAGGCGCCGACCTCGGGGATGTCGTCATTGCGCCAGGTGATCGGGTGCATGCCCCAGGAGATGCCGTGAGGGTCGGAGATGGCGGTTGCGGGGTCGAGGGTGAAGGACATCGTTGCTCCGTGTCTGGTTGTGGGTCTAGCCGGGTGTCTTGCTGGTGTGGTGATGGTCAGTGGGCGAGTGGTGGGCCATGAGCCGGTGGCTGGTGCGCCATTGGATCGTGGTCGCGGACGGGGTGCTCCCGGGAGGCGGGTGCCGGCGCCGGTGCCGGGCGTTTGGCCCGTGCAACGAACCTAGCAACAGGACTTTGTCCTGACAAGCCTCAAAATCGCCTCCCGGGAGCGCGTGTCGCTGGGGTGAGGTCAGGAGTAGAGCTTCTCCATCTCGACCTCGATCTCCTCCAGGGACTTGTCCTTGGTCTCCGGCATGATCTTGAACAGGATGACGGCCACGACCAGGTTGAGCACACCGTAGATGGTGTAGGTGATGCCGCCGCCCAGGGTCTCCATCATCGGCGGGAAGGTCCAGGTGATGATGGCGTTGGCGGTCCACATGCAGAAGATCGCCGTGCCGTTCATGATGCCGCGGACGTTGGCCGGGAAGATCTCGCCCATCATCGTCCACACGATCGTGCCGTTGGAGGACTGCACGATGAGCATGAAGACGGACATGAGCCCCAGGATGAGGTAGGCGGCCCAGGTGGGCGGGGTGGTGTGGTTCGCCATGTGCGGGGCGATGAAGAACTGGAAGGTCGCGGCGATGCCCAGCAGGGTGATGCCCACGCCGATGACGTCGCCGATGAGCACCTGGCGGCGCCGGAACTTCAGGATGAGCCAGATACCGATGGCCGAGCCGATGACCGACATGACGCCGTTGGCCACCTGCGCGGTGATGGAGGCCGAGGTGGACATGCCGGCGTACTCCAGCACCTTGGGGGCGTAGTACATGACGGTGTTGACGCCGGTGGTCTGGTTGACCACGGCCAGGAAGATGCCGACCAGGAGCAGCTTGCGCAGCCAGGGCGTGGCCATGACATGGCTGAAGCCCTTGCGCTGGGACTCCTCCTCCTTCTCGTGCTGGCGGGCCTCGACCATCTCCATGATCTCGTCCTCGATGGGGCCGTCCTTCTCAGGAACGCGTACGCGCTTGAGGGAGCCGATGGCGTCGTAGAGGCGCTCCTTGGCCAGGTACCAGCGCGAGGACTCCGGCATGAGACGGATGCCGATCCACAGGGCCACGGCCGGGATGGAGCACAGGACGAGCATGTAGCGCCAGGCCTCGCCGTTACCGGCGCTGATGCTGAGCTGGTCGAGGAAGGCGTGGTACTCGGCGCCGGTCATCGGGCCGCCCTTGGAGGCCTGGAGCTTGGTGATCTCGTCGAAGACGTAGGTGCCGGGGGAGAAGTGCCCGCTGGGGTCGTTGGCGATGGTGATCTTCGGGCCGCCCTGGAGGGAGTTGATGATGGCGTTCATCGAGAAGGCGAGCAGCTGGCCGGTGACGATCATGAGCTGGTCGATGGCCACGATGGAGCCGCGGATGCGTTTGGGGGCGGTCTCCGCCAGGTAGACGGGGACGGTTGCGGAGGCGGCTCCGACGGCGAAGCCCAGGACGACGCGGAAGGGGTACATGACCCACACGTTGGGGGCGACGGTGGTTCCGATCGCGCCGACGAAGAACAGGATGGCCAGGACGGTGATGTTGTGGCGCCTGCCCCA from Actinomyces sp. Marseille-P3109 encodes:
- a CDS encoding MFS transporter; amino-acid sequence: MLEGVTTSLRGLTREELDKAVAKTPASGKHRGVVAIAAVATLGSLLFGYDTGVISGALPYMYMPFAAKGLQLTSFEEGAIGGTLLVGAALGALLGGLMSDRWGRRHNITVLAILFFVGAIGTTVAPNVWVMYPFRVVLGFAVGAASATVPVYLAETAPKRIRGSIVAIDQLMIVTGQLLAFSMNAIINSLQGGPKITIANDPSGHFSPGTYVFDEITKLQASKGGPMTGAEYHAFLDQLSISAGNGEAWRYMLVLCSIPAVALWIGIRLMPESSRWYLAKERLYDAIGSLKRVRVPEKDGPIEDEIMEMVEARQHEKEEESQRKGFSHVMATPWLRKLLLVGIFLAVVNQTTGVNTVMYYAPKVLEYAGMSTSASITAQVANGVMSVIGSAIGIWLILKFRRRQVLIGDVIGVGITLLGIAATFQFFIAPHMANHTTPPTWAAYLILGLMSVFMLIVQSSNGTIVWTMMGEIFPANVRGIMNGTAIFCMWTANAIITWTFPPMMETLGGGITYTIYGVLNLVVAVILFKIMPETKDKSLEEIEVEMEKLYS
- the iolE gene encoding myo-inosose-2 dehydratase, which translates into the protein MSFTLDPATAISDPHGISWGMHPITWRNDDIPEVGAFNTLEDMLLDLADTGFAGTECAGFFPPKEEVKAAAEARGIKIVAQWFSSFILRDGVEAVIPDFEATCAYLEYLGASRVVVSEQTGSVQGIRDVCIFTNKPVLTEEQWPVLAKGLNRLGDVAHAHGLELVYHHHLGTVIQTKEETIRLMELTDPAKVSLLFDTGHAYVGDGDVMGLLEATIDRIKHVHFKDVRPEKMEESRAAERSFLDSFLAGMFTVPGDGTIDFTVPYTFLVDHGYRDWILVEAEQDPAIANPLEYARKARAYLEGTLFKA